TGGTTCATGACTGGGGTGAAGTCGTAACAAGGTAACTGTACCGGAAGGTGCGGTTGGATCACCTCCTTTCTATAGGTTCCACATCTCTTCCCACCCAGCCACGCGTGGCTGGCAAGCGCTGCTCTCCTCTGGCCCGGTCTTCCAAGACCGGGCCAGCGTCTTTTGTGCTGCCGCGTTTCCCTTCGGTTTCGTCGACAACCCGGCGTGTTTCCGGGTTGCCAACGTCACGTCCGGGGGAGGTGCTGCTCCGGGTCATACGGATTCCGTTTGTTTCGCCTACAATCCGGAACTTCACCGGATTGCCGACTCCACGTCCGGAACCCGCCCAGCTCCCACTCGCTTCGTTCGGATTGAACGGGCTGCAAAGCCCATTCAATCGGAGTCCGTATCAGGTGCCCTGCGGGGTCTCGTTCCAGGCGTGGACCAGCAGGCTCTGCACGTCCTGCGCGCCCTGGTCCTGCAGGCCGCTGACCTCCTGCTCGAGCAGTTTGATCGCCCGGCGGAAGGCCTGCCGGTCAAGGTCCGGCAGGCCGCGTTCCACGTTCCAGCGGCGCAGTTCGCAGGTCAGGATTGCCAGTTCGAAGGGGTTGCCGCTCACCAGGATCTCGGTGACGCGGCGGTGACGGGCGGCCCACTGCCGGGGCAGGTTCAGGCTGCTGGTCTTCAGTGAATCCAGCAGCGCCGGCATGTCACGGGCGGTCAGGGCGGCGCGCATTCCGGCGATGTCGGGCGCGGCAACCGGCACGAAGGCCTTGCTGGTGGTATTCGCGAACTCGACCTGATAGTAGGCGTGCGCCTGACCGGACAGGGGACGCAGGC
This sequence is a window from Deinococcus depolymerans. Protein-coding genes within it:
- a CDS encoding CarD family transcriptional regulator, whose amino-acid sequence is MKQTAFQPGDRVVLPPYGIGVVRGTCLRPLSGQAHAYYQVEFANTTSKAFVPVAAPDIAGMRAALTARDMPALLDSLKTSSLNLPRQWAARHRRVTEILVSGNPFELAILTCELRRWNVERGLPDLDRQAFRRAIKLLEQEVSGLQDQGAQDVQSLLVHAWNETPQGT